Proteins from a single region of Nomia melanderi isolate GNS246 chromosome 9, iyNomMela1, whole genome shotgun sequence:
- the LOC116431270 gene encoding vacuolar protein sorting-associated protein 35-like isoform X5: MTPAITGVQEQEKLLEEAIGVVNVQAFQMKHCLDKSKLMDALKHASTMLGELRTSLLSPKSYYELYMAITDELRHLELYLLDEFQKGRKVTDLYELVQYVGNIVPRLYLLITVGLVYIKTTPGLKRDLLRDLVEMCRGVQHPLRGLFLRNYLLQCTRNILPDVAEGDDEDGNVRDSIDLVLMNFAEMNKLWVRMQHQGHSRDRERREREREELRILVGTNLVRLSQLESVTLDKYKKLVLPGILEQVVSCRDAIAQEYLMECIIQVFPDEFHLQTLNAFLKPCAELQSGVNVKNIIISLIDLLAAFSQRSDGVGGPGSPNQPPGIPQDVKLFDVFSDQIATIIQTRQDMPPEDVVSLQVALINLAHKCYPDRVDYVDKVLLTTVQIFQKQNVDKLEYNSAVSRELVRLMKISIDNYKNILTVLKLEHFAPLLDYFDYEGRKLLGIYIITNILENETLIPTQEQVDAVLSMVSPLVQDQPDQPNIEEDPEDFAEEQGLLGGLIHHFKSEIADQQYMILSAARKHFSVGGNKRIKYTLPPIVFQAYQLAFTYKALKDQDEMWQKKCQKIFQFCHTTITALMKAELAELPLRLFLQGAIAIGEIRFDNFEMVAYEFMSQAFSIYEDEISDSKAQLAAITLIIATFEQMSCFSKENAEPVRNQCALYASKLLRKPDQCRGVATCSHIFWSGKSLATGGKEMQDGNKVLDCLKKGIRIASQCMDISVQVQLYVELLNHYIYFYEKGNTVVTVQILNQVIAKIREELPNLEVSEETEQIQKHLANTLEHLRNRMESPEVDGLSYQGLVL; the protein is encoded by the exons ATGACACCTGCTATAACTGGAGTGCAAGAGCAAGAGAAATTACTTGAAGAAGCGATTGGCGTGGTCAATGTACAAGCTTTTCAGATGAAACATTGCTTGGATAAGTCCAAATTGATGGATGCATTAAAACATGCATCCACAATGTTGGGGGAACTCAGAACGTCACTTTTGAGTCCAAAGAGTTATTACGAACTAT ATATGGCAATTACAGATGAATTAAGACATTTAGAACTTTATTTGTTAGATGAATTTCAAAAAGGAAGAAAGGTCACAGATTTATATGAATTGGTACAATATGTTGGCAATATTGTGCCTAGATT GTATTTGCTTATCACTGTTGGTTTAGTATATATCAAAACCACACCTGGATTAAAAAGAGATTTATTAAGAGATTTGGTAGAAATGTGTAGAGGTGTTCAACATCCTTTAAGGGGTCTCTTTTTaaggaattatttattacaatgtaCTCGTAATATTTTACCGGATGTTGCAGAAGGAGATGACGAGGATGGAAAT GTTCGTGATAGTATAGATCTTGTCTTGATGAATTTcgcagaaatgaataaattatgggTACGCATGCAACATCAAGGTCATagtagagatagagaaagaagggagcgagaaagagaagaacTTCGAATTTTAGTTGGAACTAACCTTGTACGACTTAGTCAGTTAGAATCGGTAActttagataaatataaaaag ctTGTTTTACCAGGAATATTGGAACAAGTAGTAAGTTGTAGAGATGCAATTGCTCAAGAATATCTCATGGAATGTATAAttcaa gtATTTCCCGATGAGTTTCACTTACAAACATTAAATGCTTTTTTGAAACCTTGTGCTGAACTGCAAAGTGGTGtaaacgtaaaaaatataattatttcgttgATAGATCTTCTTGCAGCATTTAGTCAAAGATCTGATGGTGTGGGAGGACCAGGAAGTCCCAATCAACCACCTGGTATTCCACAAGATGTAAAGCTCTTTGATGTTTTTAGTGATCAAATTGCCACTATTATACAG aCTAGGCAAGACATGCCTCCAGAAGATGTAGTTTCTCTTCAAGTTGCTCTTATCAACTTGGCACACAAGTGTTATCCTGATAGAGTAGACTATGTGGATAAAGTTTTATTAACAACTGTTCAAATATTCCAGAAACAGAATGTAGATAA actTGAGTATAATAGTGCTGTCTCAAGGGAATTAGTAAGACTAATGAAGATTTCAATAGATAACTATAAGAATATACTAACAGTCTTGAAACTTGAACATTTTGCTCCATTGTTAGATTATTTTGACTATGAGGGTAGAAAATTGTTGggtatttatataataacaaatattttggaaaatgagACATTAATACCAACCCAAGAACAAGTAGATGCGGTGCTTTCTATGGTATCTCCATTGGTGCAAGATCAACCAGATCAACCTAATATAGAGGAAGATCCTGAAGACTTTGCAGAAGAACAAGGTCTTCTTGGCGGATTGATACACCATTTTAAATCTGAGATAGCTGATCAACAGTATATGATATTAAGTGCTGCCAGGAAACATTTTAGTGTTGGTGGAAAtaagagaataaaatatactctaccACCAATTGTATTTCAGGCTTATCAATTAGCATTTACATATAAGGCATTAAAAGATcaa GATGAAATGTGGCAAAAGAAATGtcaaaaaatttttcaattttgtcatACAACTATTACTGCATTAATGAAAGCAGAATTGGCCGAATTACCATTAAGGTTGTTTCTTCAGGGTGCAATAGCTATAGGAGAAATTCGgtttgataattttgaaatggTCGCTTATGAATTTATGAGCCAAGCTTTTTCTATATATGAAGATGAAATAAGTGATTCTAAAGCTCAGCTGGCAGCGATTACTTTAATCATTGCTACTTTCGAACAAATGAGTTGTTTCAGTAAAGAAAATGCGGAACCAGTGCGCAATCAATGCGCTTTATATGCTAGTAAGTTACTAAGAAAACCAGATCAATGTAGGGGTGTTGCCACCTGTTCTCATATATTCTGGTCTGGAAAATCATTGGCAACAGGAGGGAAAGAA ATGCAAGATGGAAATAAAGTTCTAGATTGTTTAAAGAAAGGTATTAGAATAGCAAGTCAGTGCATGGATATATCAGTTCAAGTGCAGCTTTAcgttgaattattaaatcattatatTTACTTCTATGAAAAAGGAAACACTGTG gtAACTGTCCAAATTTTAAATCAAGTAATTGCAAAAATTAGAGAAGAACTCCCTAATTTGGAAGTCAGCGAAGAAACGGAACAAATTCAAAAACATTTAGCTAATACATTAGAACATTTAAGAAACAGGATGGAATCTCCAGAAGTAGATGGACTTTCATATCAAGGTCTTGTTCTCTAA